In a single window of the Nitrospirota bacterium genome:
- a CDS encoding AIPR family protein: MYDKIKEEIKQDYYKQNFPNEGQRFVAWYLMNIHLRDKNETKDCITDGPDDKQIDAIVIDDDKATVFVIQGKFIGSDKVDAAPLREVLSSWIQLKDLVRLQEVGNIKLKRKLAEVATALEDDYDVSFELITTSSLTDAAKTDLATFQEQLANAEDLAATIHLVDQDELRRRYDMALEKDNPSIRHTIKLEPNKYLKMDVGGTQAVLAAIQLKDCLSFPGVKDGTLFQKNVRQSLGLNNAVNKGIKNTIYGDKHRDFFFFHNGITAICNKMTFNAENNLELQGLSVVNGCQSLNTILSCSERVKTVLDTYIMFRFYEIPQRDRADRISISTNSQSAVKPRDLRSNDKRVLNLKRVFEQKYAAGYFITKRGEAPPAEKDRNYVLDLSDFGKYLISWHSQRPNIAYSEAKIFDKYFEQLFKRNEEYKPEKAQALNFWMTEIMKGWVPANPLGLNESLLAMKAYAPFHQLYATSICFSKSNNQIDRVPNPFACWERVQSKGLVEQIVQIAGTCLNTALEAAANEPLPQNRVFSPQNWIKTKTCLSGINAAVGQYFAMLPSMPGGKELSKNLRESLALPVEDFEYRWAAD; the protein is encoded by the coding sequence ATGTACGACAAAATTAAAGAAGAAATAAAACAGGATTATTACAAGCAAAACTTCCCGAACGAGGGGCAGAGATTTGTCGCTTGGTATTTAATGAATATCCATCTGAGGGATAAGAATGAGACCAAAGATTGTATTACTGATGGACCAGACGATAAACAGATAGACGCAATCGTTATAGATGACGATAAGGCCACAGTATTTGTGATTCAGGGTAAGTTTATAGGGTCAGACAAAGTCGATGCTGCTCCGTTACGAGAGGTGCTTTCTTCCTGGATACAGCTTAAAGATCTCGTGAGACTTCAGGAAGTGGGGAATATTAAGCTTAAAAGAAAGCTGGCTGAAGTAGCGACTGCTCTTGAGGATGATTACGATGTCTCATTTGAGCTTATAACTACTTCTTCACTTACCGATGCTGCTAAAACAGATTTAGCGACTTTTCAGGAGCAACTTGCAAATGCAGAAGACCTTGCGGCGACTATCCATCTTGTGGACCAGGATGAACTAAGGCGTCGTTATGATATGGCACTTGAAAAGGACAACCCCAGTATTAGGCATACGATAAAACTCGAACCGAATAAATACCTGAAAATGGACGTTGGAGGAACACAGGCAGTTCTGGCTGCTATTCAATTGAAAGACTGCCTAAGTTTTCCGGGAGTTAAAGATGGAACATTGTTCCAAAAGAATGTGCGTCAGTCTCTTGGTCTTAATAACGCTGTCAATAAGGGTATTAAGAACACGATATATGGAGACAAGCACCGTGATTTCTTCTTTTTTCATAATGGGATAACAGCTATCTGCAATAAAATGACGTTCAATGCTGAGAACAACCTTGAGCTCCAAGGGTTAAGCGTCGTGAATGGTTGCCAGTCCCTAAACACTATCCTGTCATGTAGTGAACGCGTAAAGACTGTATTAGATACATACATAATGTTCAGATTTTATGAGATCCCGCAAAGAGACAGGGCTGATAGAATCAGTATTTCCACTAACTCCCAGAGCGCTGTTAAGCCTCGTGATTTGCGAAGCAATGACAAGAGAGTGCTCAATCTGAAAAGGGTCTTTGAACAGAAATATGCAGCTGGGTATTTCATAACAAAAAGGGGAGAAGCCCCGCCCGCGGAAAAAGACAGGAATTATGTTCTGGATCTTTCTGACTTTGGAAAATACCTTATATCATGGCATTCACAACGGCCCAATATCGCCTATAGCGAAGCCAAAATATTTGATAAGTATTTTGAGCAGTTATTCAAACGGAATGAAGAGTATAAACCTGAAAAGGCACAGGCACTTAATTTTTGGATGACTGAGATTATGAAAGGATGGGTCCCCGCCAATCCATTGGGATTGAATGAATCGTTGTTGGCCATGAAGGCGTATGCGCCGTTCCATCAGCTCTATGCGACCTCTATATGTTTTTCAAAATCGAATAACCAGATTGATCGAGTGCCTAATCCATTTGCATGCTGGGAGCGAGTACAAAGCAAGGGCCTGGTTGAGCAAATAGTGCAAATTGCGGGAACATGTCTCAATACTGCACTTGAAGCTGCGGCTAATGAGCCCTTGCCTCAAAATCGAGTCTTTAGCCCTCAAAACTGGATAAAAACTAAAACTTGCCTATCGGGAATAAATGCTGCCGTCGGCCAGTATTTCGCAATGCTCCCCTCAATGCCCGGAGGAAAAGAGCTGAGCAAAAATCTCAGAGAATCGCTTGCCCTACCGGTGGAAGATTTTGAATACAGATGGGCAGCCGATTGA
- a CDS encoding DUF3883 domain-containing protein — protein sequence MQKILFLNVGWMKYYTGITDDQIVGGGSFVQEHGFGHEIFNYQSYSGHLYGYVQPVGKTIRIERLGALEQDASINDVLVVWVSRSPVGGVYIIGWYKNAIVYRNWQHAPRNSNRTHKNEELGFFVEAGEDDCTLLPLDKRIFQIPRGEGGMGQSNVWYADQKEHIGFKQSVTDYITQNKLPQDYKTKRTAQGKPWQTDPFKRQEVERAAVKLTINYYTHLGYSVDSVEKDNVGWDLEASLNERKLKLEVKGLSCEELIIELTPNEYVNMKKHKDSYRICVVTKALSKHASLSVFSFSPESGKWEDEQQRQLKLVEIISVRMNV from the coding sequence TTGCAGAAAATACTATTTTTGAACGTCGGTTGGATGAAATACTACACAGGGATCACAGACGATCAGATTGTTGGCGGCGGGTCTTTTGTTCAGGAGCATGGATTTGGACACGAGATTTTTAATTATCAGTCTTACAGTGGTCACTTGTATGGCTATGTGCAACCAGTAGGAAAGACGATAAGAATAGAAAGACTTGGAGCATTAGAACAAGACGCATCTATCAATGACGTCCTTGTTGTTTGGGTTTCAAGATCGCCTGTAGGAGGGGTTTATATAATTGGATGGTATAAGAATGCAATAGTTTACAGAAATTGGCAACATGCTCCGAGAAATTCAAATAGGACACATAAAAATGAAGAGCTCGGTTTTTTTGTTGAAGCAGGAGAGGATGATTGCACGTTGTTGCCGTTAGACAAAAGGATATTTCAGATACCAAGAGGGGAAGGAGGAATGGGACAATCAAATGTTTGGTACGCAGATCAAAAAGAACATATTGGATTTAAACAAAGTGTAACGGATTATATTACTCAAAACAAGCTTCCCCAGGATTACAAAACAAAAAGGACTGCTCAGGGAAAACCTTGGCAGACTGATCCATTTAAAAGGCAAGAAGTGGAAAGAGCTGCTGTTAAACTAACAATAAATTATTATACACACTTGGGCTATTCTGTAGATTCTGTTGAAAAAGATAATGTTGGCTGGGACTTAGAAGCATCTCTCAATGAAAGAAAATTGAAACTCGAAGTTAAGGGATTGTCTTGCGAGGAGTTAATAATTGAGCTCACACCAAATGAATATGTAAATATGAAAAAACACAAGGACAGCTATAGAATATGTGTTGTTACAAAAGCACTTAGCAAACATGCTTCTCTGTCAGTTTTCTCATTTTCGCCTGAAAGCGGAAAATGGGAAGATGAACAGCAAAGACAATTAAAGCTCGTTGAAATTATTAGTGTCAGAATGAATGTTTAA
- a CDS encoding protein kinase, translated as MPPLNLDTLTIPEPIRDKLRELSVSISFDKQSRKGSCGWLFFGTNIVHEQRVAVKFYDWSGDPLYHAEPRYLSGLNSPNVINVMHAAIVDGDFAYFATPFYHRGDLDDEMCRGIHANIRAINLSRDILSGLSHLHAGRLLHRDLKAQNILLSDDDRAVIGDFGSVKRMPDGQHTIPGSGHSLIYRPPESIGSRMYGISSDLYQVGVVMFQLLGGALPYEESAWLNARQLREYRLLPDPIDKQIYAANVIKNRIVRGQIVDINSLPPWVCEQLRRTISKACSIDPQRRYQSCSEFLARIGAIRSDIHDWRVEDGCATRYGRILHRVVHNQVTGLYTVQKRGSGNWRNDNSFQNGNLADLVREIEERNC; from the coding sequence ATGCCACCACTTAACCTCGATACGCTGACAATCCCCGAACCCATAAGGGATAAATTGAGGGAACTTTCTGTTAGCATCTCGTTCGATAAGCAAAGCCGCAAGGGGAGTTGCGGCTGGCTATTCTTTGGCACTAACATTGTACACGAGCAACGCGTAGCGGTTAAGTTCTACGACTGGTCCGGCGATCCTTTATACCATGCCGAGCCGAGATACCTTAGTGGACTAAATTCTCCTAATGTCATCAATGTGATGCACGCAGCCATTGTCGACGGTGATTTCGCATACTTTGCGACGCCCTTTTATCACAGGGGCGATCTTGACGATGAAATGTGTCGTGGCATCCACGCAAACATTCGAGCAATCAATCTAAGCAGAGACATTTTGTCAGGATTAAGTCATTTGCACGCCGGAAGACTTCTTCACCGAGATTTGAAAGCTCAGAATATTTTACTATCAGATGATGATCGTGCTGTCATCGGTGATTTTGGTTCTGTGAAACGAATGCCTGACGGTCAGCACACAATTCCAGGCTCGGGGCATTCACTTATATACCGTCCACCTGAGTCCATCGGTTCAAGGATGTATGGGATTTCAAGCGATCTTTACCAGGTTGGTGTTGTAATGTTCCAGCTTCTTGGTGGTGCATTACCGTATGAGGAATCAGCGTGGCTCAATGCTCGTCAGTTGCGAGAATACCGTCTGCTACCAGATCCAATTGACAAACAAATATATGCGGCTAATGTTATAAAAAATCGTATCGTCCGTGGTCAAATAGTCGACATCAACTCCCTGCCGCCTTGGGTATGCGAACAGCTCAGGCGCACAATATCGAAGGCGTGCAGTATAGATCCGCAGAGACGTTATCAATCGTGTTCTGAGTTCTTGGCCAGGATCGGGGCAATTCGTTCTGATATTCACGACTGGCGAGTTGAGGATGGCTGTGCGACGCGTTATGGTCGAATTCTGCACCGGGTGGTTCATAACCAAGTTACGGGATTATATACTGTTCAGAAGCGTGGCTCAGGCAATTGGCGCAATGACAACTCATTCCAAAATGGCAATCTTGCAGATTTAGTCAGGGAGATAGAGGAAAGAAATTGCTAA